The following are encoded together in the Streptococcus oralis genome:
- a CDS encoding ROK family glucokinase: MSQKIIGIDLGGTSIKFAILTQEGEIQEKWSIKTNILDEGSHIVDDMIESIQHRLDLLGLSATDFRGIGMGSPGVVDREKGTVIGAYNLNWKTLQPIKEKIEKALGIPFFIDNDANVAALGERWMGAGENQPDVVFMTLGTGVGGGIVAEGKLLHGVAGAAGELGHITVDFDQPIACTCGKKGCLETVASATGIVNLTRRYADEYEGDAALKRLIDDGEEVTAKTVFDLAKEGDDLALIVYRNFSRYLGIACANIGSILNPSTIVIGGGVSAAGEFLLQGVQKVYDENTFPQVRTTTKLALATLGNDAGVIGAASLVLQ, translated from the coding sequence ATGAGTCAAAAGATTATTGGGATTGACCTTGGTGGAACATCTATTAAGTTTGCAATTTTAACTCAAGAGGGAGAAATCCAAGAAAAATGGTCTATCAAGACCAATATTTTGGACGAAGGAAGCCATATCGTAGATGATATGATCGAGTCTATTCAACATCGTTTGGACTTGCTTGGATTGTCAGCTACGGATTTCCGAGGTATTGGAATGGGATCACCTGGTGTGGTAGACCGTGAAAAAGGAACTGTTATCGGTGCCTACAACCTAAACTGGAAAACCCTTCAACCGATTAAAGAAAAGATTGAAAAAGCCTTGGGGATTCCATTCTTCATTGATAATGATGCCAACGTAGCTGCTCTTGGTGAGCGCTGGATGGGTGCTGGTGAAAACCAACCAGACGTTGTCTTTATGACACTTGGTACTGGTGTTGGTGGTGGTATCGTGGCAGAAGGCAAATTGCTTCACGGTGTCGCTGGTGCGGCAGGAGAACTTGGTCATATCACTGTTGACTTTGACCAACCAATCGCTTGTACTTGTGGTAAGAAAGGCTGTCTTGAGACAGTTGCTTCTGCAACAGGGATTGTCAACTTGACACGTCGTTATGCAGATGAATACGAAGGCGATGCGGCTTTGAAACGCTTGATCGACGACGGTGAAGAAGTAACAGCCAAAACTGTCTTTGACCTTGCAAAAGAAGGGGACGACCTTGCCTTGATCGTTTACCGTAACTTCTCACGTTACTTGGGAATCGCTTGTGCCAACATCGGCTCTATCCTCAACCCTTCAACAATCGTTATCGGTGGTGGGGTGTCAGCTGCGGGAGAATTCCTTCTACAAGGTGTTCAAAAGGTTTATGACGAAAATACCTTCCCACAAGTACGCACAACAACTAAACTAGCTCTTGCAACTCTAGGAAATGACGCTGGAGTTATCGGAGCAGCATCACTTGTATTGCAATAA